CCGCACGCCGAGAAGTCCCTCGGCACCCCCGACGCGGGCGCGCACTCGCTCGCCCTCATCACCCGCGCCGTACACGGCGTCCTGCCCGACCACCCGCTCGACCAGCACTGAGGATCAGCCGCCATGACCGACAAGCTCCGTATCGTCGTCGGATCCGACGACGCAGGCCACCAGTACAAGGAAGTCCTCAAGCAGGATCTGCTGGGCAGTTCGCTGGTCGCCGAGGTCACCGATGTCGGCGTCGACGCCGACGGCCACACCGCCTACCCCAAGGTCGCCATCGCCGCCGCCGAGATGGTCGCCCGCGGCGAGGCCGACCGCGCCCTCCTGGTGTGCGGCACCGGCCTGGGCGTGGCCATCGCGGCCAACAAGGTCAAGGGCATCCGCGCCGTCACCGCCCACGACTCCTTCTCCGTCGAGCGGGCCGTCCTGTCCAACAACGCGCAGATCCTGACCTTCGGCCAGCGCGTCGTCGGCCTCGAACTCGCCCGCCGACTCGCCGCCGAGTGGCTCACCTACCGCTTCGACGAGACGTCCGCGTCCGCGGCGAAGGTCCAGCTCATGTGCGACTACGAGGACGCCGCCGAGGCCTCCGACACCGGGGCGGCGGCCTGATGTCCGCCCCGGTACACCGGCCCCTGCTGCTGGGAGTGAGCCTGAAGATGTACTTCGGCCACCACCAGACCCTCAACTGGGCCCGGAAGACAGCCAAGTTGGCCGCCGAGCACCCCGCCGTGACCTCCGGCGAGGCCCGCCTCTTCGTCCTGCCCGCCTTCCCGACCCTGATCCCGGCCACCGGAATCCTCGCGCCCTACGGCATCGCGCTCGGCGCCCAGGACATCGCCACCGAGGACACCGGCCCGTACACCGGCGAGGTCGGCGGCCCCCTCCTCAAGGAGATCGGCTGCCGCTACGCCGAGGTCGGTCACGCCGAACGCCGCCGCCTGTACGGCGAGGGTGACACGGTGGTCGCCGCCAAGACGGCCGCCGCCCTGCGCAACGGCCTCACCCCCGTGCTGTGCGTCGGCGAACGCGACCGGGGGACACCCCAGGAGGCGGCCGAACGCACGGTCGCCGAGGCCGCCCGCCTCCTGCACGGCCTGGACGGCACGGTCGTCCTCGCGTACGAGCCCCAGTGGGCCATCGGCGCACCGGAACCGGCCTCGGCCGAACACATCGCGACCGTCTGCACCGCACTGCGGGACTGGCTCAACACCCGCACCCGGCACGCCGGTTCACAGGTCATCTACGGCGGCAGCGCGGGCCCCGGCCTGCTCACCCGCCTGGCGGGAGCGGCGGACGGCCTCTTCCTCGGCCGCTTCGCCCACGACCCGGACAACGTCCGCGCGATCCTCGACGAGATCCGCGCCCCGGCCGACGCGGCGGTGGCGTGATGGCCTACGGAATCAGCACGTACGCGTACTTCTGGCGCTTCTCCGACCGGGCACCCCGGCCGATGACGCTCGCCGAGATGCTGCGCGACACCGCCGCACTGGGCGGCCAGGTCTTCCAGATCTGCGACTACGCGCCGATCGAGTCGTACGACTCCGCCCAACTGGCCGACGTACGCGCCACGGCGGACGACCTGGGGCTGCGCCTGGAACTCGGCACCCGCGGCGTCCGCCCCGCCCGCCTGTTCAAGTACCTGGACATGGCACGGCAGTTGGGCGTCACCCTGGTCCGCTCCATGCTCAACACGGCGGACCACCGGCCGGACACCACCGAGGCGGTCACCCTCCTCAAGGAGGCGGTACCTCTCTACGAGGACGCCGGGGTGACCCTCGGCCTGGAGACCTACGAGCAGGTGGCGACGGACGACCTGCTGGCTGTCGTACGCGGGGTCGACAGCGAGCGGCTCGGAGTCGTCCTCGACCCGGGCAACAGCGTCGCGCGCCTGGAACGCCCGGCGGACGTCGTGGCCGCCACCGCGCCGCACGTGGTGAACATCCACGTCAAGGACTTCGCCTTCACCCGCAGGGACGGCTGGGTCGGCTTCACCTACGCCGGCTGCCCCCTGGGAGAAGGACTCCTGGACTACGACGCGATGATTGCCGCCGTACGGGCCGCCCGGCCGGAGGCGGACGGCGTCAACCAGATCGTGGAGCACTGGCTCCCGTGGCAGGACGAGGGCTTCGACGCCACCGCCCGGCTCGAAGACCAGTGGACACAGCACAGCATCACCACCCTTCTGAGGAGCGAGTAATGGCCACCGAGATCCAGACCCAGGTCGACGTCAGGACCGTCGCCGTCATCGGGGCCGCCGGCAAGATGGGCCAGCGAGTCTCCGACAACCTCGTCGAAAGCGACTTCCGGGTGCTCTTCAGCGAGGCCTCGCCCAAGGGCCAGGAGCTGATCCGCGACCTCGGCCGTGATTTGACCGAGTCCGCCGACGCCGTCGCCGAGGCCGACGTGGTCATCCTCGCCGTCCCGGACGTCGTCCTCGGCCAGGTCTCCGAGGAACTCGTCCCGCTGATGAGGCCGGGCACGGTCGTGCTGACCCTCGACCCGGCCGCCGCGTACGCCGGCCTGCTGTTCGAACGCGAGGACATCCACTACGCGTGTGCCCACCCCTGCCACCCGTCGGTGTTCCTGGAGCGCACCACGAAGGAGGAGTGGCAGGACACCTTCGGCGGCATCGCCGCCCCGCAGGAGGTCGTCGCCGCGTACGAGGGCGGCGACGAGGCCAAGCAGGAGCTGGCCGACTCGGTTATCCGCGTGATGTACGCGCCCGTGGTCGACGTCCACTGGGTCACCGTCAAGCAGCTCGCCGTCCTGGAGCCGACCCTCGTCGAGACGATCGCCTGCATGGTCGGCGCCCTCCTCACCGAGGCGCTGCACGAAACGGTCCACACCGTCGGCGTCCCGGAGAAGGCGGCCCGCGCGATGCTCCTGGGCCACACCCAGGTCGCCCTGGCCAACACCCTCAAGGGCTCCAACCCGTTCTCGGACGCCTGTCTGATCGCCATGGACTACGGCCGTGAGTCCATCGTGCGCGACGACTGGAAGAAGGTCTTCGAGGACGACGAGCTCGACAAGGTCATCACGCGCATGCTGAAGATCAAGGAGATCAGGCGCTGACCACGGCGCCGACGCTCCCGCGACTCCACCCGGTCCGGTGCCCGCCTGTCACCTGACAGACAGGCGGACGCCGGCCGGGCGGGACCGCGAACAACCGCCTACGCGCCGGCCTTCATCACCAGCTCGACGAGCGCGTCGGCCGCCGGACCGGAGGAGGCGGGGTTCTGCCCGGTGATCAGCAGACCGTCCCGCACCACGTACGGCGCCCAGTCGTCGCCCTTGGAGTAGACGCCGCCGAGGCCCTTCAGTTCGTCCTCGACGAGGAAGGGGACGATCTTGGTGAGGCCGACGCCCTCCTCCTCGGAGTTGGTGAACCCGGTGACCTTCTTCCCCCGCACCAGCGGCGTACCGTCCTCGTTGACCGTGTGGCGCAGGACGCCGGGAGCGTGGCAGACCAGGGCGAGGGGCTTGCCCGCGCGCAGGGTCGCCTCGATCAGCCGAGCGGAGTGCGTGTCCTCGGCCAGGTCCCACAGCGGGCCGTGGCCGCCGGGGTAGAAGACCGTGTCGAAGTCCTCGGCCGCGACCGAGTCCAGGCGTACGGTGTCCGCCAGTGCGGCGGTCGCCTCCGCGTCGGACTCGAACCGGCGGGTCAGGTCGGTCTGGAAGTCGGGCTCGTTGCTCTTCGGGTCCAGCGGCGGACGGCCGCCCTCGGGGGAGGCCAGCACGATCTCCCAGCCGGCCTCCCGGAAGCGGTAGTAGGGCGCGGCCAGCTCCTCCAGCCAGAAGCCGGTCTTGCGACCGGTGTCGCCGAGTGTGTCGTGCGAGGTGAGGACGACGAGAACCTTCATGTCTGTCTGCTCCTTGATCGGGTGATTCGCTGAATAGACCGGTCGTCTAGAAGTGGTCGGGGTGAACTCTAGCTTCCGGCCGGACGGGAACGTTGGTGGGTGAGGCGGGCCGGAGTGTCGGCGACCGGGGCCGGGCCGGAGTCGGGGACGGGGCCTGAGGGACGTCGGGGATCGTCGGGGGTTGTCGGGGATCGAGATGCCGGGACTACAGATGTAGCAGTTGCCGGGTCATCGCCGTCGTGGTGTCGAGCGGCGCGGGGCTGCGGTGGATCTTCGCCATGACGCTGGCGCCGAGCCACATGTCGTAGAGGACCTGTGCCGTGGTGCGGGGATCGCCGTCCAGGGCGACCGACCCGTCCTCAAGGCCTTGGGTGATCGTCCGCTCCAGACGGTCGACGACCGCGTCAGTGCCTTCCTTGAGGGCCAGCCGCATCGGCTCCGACAGGTCGGACACCTCGGCGCCGAGCTTGACCGCGAGGCATTTGCCCTGGCAGTCGTCGAGGCTCTGCGTCTGCCGCCACTGCTGCCAGTAGGCCGTGAGCCGCTCGCCGGCCGACTGGCCGGGCCGCGCGAAGACGCGGTCCATGTCGGCGACGTACTCCTCGAAGTAGCGCCGTAGCAGGGCCTCTCCGAAAGCGTCCTTCGAGCTGAAGTAGTGGTAGAAGGAGCCCTTCGGTACGCCTGCCTCCGAGAGCACCTCATTGATGCCGACCGCGGAGTAGCCCTTGCGGCCCATGATGCGCTGGGCGGCGTCGAGGATGCTCCGACGGGTGTCGGTGGTGCGTGCGGTGGCTGGCATGTCGGCAACAGTAGCGCATGATTAGACCGGTCGTCTAGAAGTGGGTGGTTCCCGGGGCTCCCGGGGGATCCCGCCGCGCCCCGGGGGAACGCTGCGGACCGTGCGAAGTGGCAGGGGTGCGGGTGCTGCCCGATGCTGGGCTCTACAGGCCGTCTGTGTGCGATGTCGAGTCGTCTTCTGGCCGTTTGTCGGCAGATGGGCTGGGCAATCGGGACGAAGCGTTTCAGCCGGACGATGTGTGCAGGAGGCCCGCGTGAACGCCACGCCCCCCGAAATGACCGACCCAGCGCGCTCCCCGGAGCGGCGGACGGCCGACCTGTTCGCCGACTTCGTCGAGCGCGAGGCCTCCGGCGTACCTCTGCCGGGCCGGTCGACGGCGCATCGTTTCGCCGTCCTGAGCGCCCTGGGGCGCCGGGACCTGTCCCTGGCGCGGCTCGCGGAAGGACACCTGGACGCGGCGGCGATCCTGCACGAACTGGACGACACCCTGCCCCTCGAAGGGGAACGGTGGGGAGTGTGGGCCGCGCGCCCGCCCGGCCCCGGCGTGCACGCCACCCGCGGCGACCAGGGGTGGCGGATCAGCGGGGTCAAGCCCTACTGCTCGGGCGCCCGCAGCTGCACCCACGCCCTGGTGACCGCGGACGCCGACGACGGCTACCGCCTGTTCGCCGTCGCCCTGGACCACCCGGGCGCCCAGGCCGTGGAAGGGACCTGGCCGGCGATCGGCATGGCGGGCAGCGACAGCCTGGACATGTCGTTCACCGACGTGCCGGCGCGAGCCGTCGGCGGGGTGGACGGCTATGTGCTGCGCCCCGGTTTCCAGCACGGAGGAATCGGGGTGGCGGCCTGCTGGCTCGGCGGGGCGCACGCGGTCGCGGCGCCGCTGTACGGGCGGGCGGCGGCGGGACAGCTCAACAGCCATGCCGCCGCCCACCTCGGCGCGGTCGACATGCTGCTGCACACCGCCGACGCCGTGCTGCGGCAGGCGGGCGACGACATCGACGCCGACCCCTTCGACGTACGCGAGGAAGCGCGGGTGCGCAGTCTGCGGGTGCGGGCCCTGGCCGAAAAGGTGTGCACGGAGGTTCTGGAGCACGTCGGGCGTGCCACCGGCGCCGGGCCGCTGTGCCGCGACGAACGGCACGCCCGCGCGGTGGCGGACCTGACGGTCTACGTACGCCAGCACCACGCCGAGTCGAACCTGGCGGAACTCGGCCGCCTGGCCACGACGGACTTCCCACCCGGCAGAGACGCGACGCCTCCTGTGGGTACGAGGTCCGCTACGGGTGCGGCGCCCGCGACGGATCCCGCCACCCCCGCCGCTTCCGAAACCCCCGCGACCGAGGCCGCGGAGGCGGCTCGATGAGTGCGTCCAAGGCCGCCGACCCCCGGCAGGCCGCCGCCGCTGCCATCGACGCGCAGGGCACCGAGGAGGCCCTATGGCGGGAGGCCCGCCTGGCGGAGCGGTTGCCGCGCCTGGCCCTCCCCGCGGGACCCGTCGTCGTGGTGGCCGCCCACCCCGACGACGAGGTCCTGGGATTCGGCGGCACGATCGCCGCCCTCCTCCAGGCGGGCGCGGCCGTCCACACCGTGTGCCTGAGCGACGGGGAGGCCTCGCACGGCCCCGGTACGCCGTCCGCGCGGGCGCGGCTGGCCGCCCGGCGCCGGGATGAGCTGACCGCGGCGCTGCGCGACCTGGGCGAGCTGCCCGCCCCCGTGCACGCGGGGCTGCCCGACACCGCCCTCGACGAGCCCCAGCACGAGGAGGAAGCCCGCGCGGTGATCGGCGGGCTCCTGGACGCCGTCGGCGCGGCCCTGTGCGTGGCGCCCTGGGAGGGCGATCTGCACAGCGACCACGAGGCCGCCGGTCGCGCCGCCCGGCGCGCGGGCCACGACACCTCCACGCCGGTGTGGTCCTACCCGGTGTGGATGTGGCACTGGGCCCGCCCCCACGACCGCCGCGTGCCGTGGCACCGGGCCGCCGTCCTGCCTCTTCCCGAGCCGGTGATCGACCGTAAGAAGGCGGCCCTGGCCCGTTTCACCAGCCAGCTGGAACCGCGGGGCACGGGCATCGCGCCGGTCCTGCCGGTGGCGGAGATCGCCCACCACACCCGCGCCTTCGAGACGGTGATCCGGTGAACACCCCCGCCGCCACCCCCGACGAGACGCCCGCGAACACCCCCGCGCGCTACTTCGACGACCAGTACGCCCGGGCCGCCGACCCCTGGCACCTCGGCGAGCGCTGGTACGACCGCCGCAAGTACACCCTGACCGTGGCGGCACTGCCCCGCCCCCGCTACCCGCGGGCCTTCGAACCGGGCTGTTCGGTGGGCGTGCTGACCGAACTCCTCGCCCCCCGCTGCGACCGGCTGCTCGCCACCGACCGCGTCGCCTCGGCCGTCGAGTCCACCGCCCGGCGCACCGAGCGCCTGGACCAGGTCACGGCCCGACGGATGACGGTGCCCGAGGAGTGGCCCGAGGAGTCGTTCGACCTCGTCGTGCTGTCGGAACTCCTCTACTACTTCGACACCGGCACCCGTACCCGGCTCGTCCGGCAGAGCGTGGAGAGCCTGAGGGAGGGCGGGCACCTGGTCACCGTTCACTGGAACCACCCGGTCGCCGAACACACCTGCACGGGCCGCGACATCGCCGAGCACCTCGACACCCTGAGCGGCCTGCGACGGCTGGCGCGCTACGACGATCCCGACTTCACCCTCTCCGTGCACGAGCGCGGCCGGGGCCCGGGACCGGCGCTCTCGCCGGCCCGCGCGGAAGGTCTGGCGTGAGGTCTCGTACCAGGCCTCGGGCGACGACCTCCGCCGTGGCCGTCGTCGTTCCCGCGCACAACGAGGAACGCCGTATCGCCGCCTGTCTGCGCAGTCTGCGGGTGGCCGCCGCTCAGGTGGCGCCGCTGCCCGTGGTGATCGTGGTGGTGGCGGACGCCTGCACGGACGCCACAGCGGTACTGGCCGCACGCGGGGGAGCGCATGTCGTGGAGACCCGCGGCCGCAATGTCGGACTCGCGCGGGCGGCCGGCGTGGAGCGCGCACTGGAACTGCTGGCCGACGACGGACGGCACGCCTGGCTGGCCATGACGGACGCCGACACCACGGTGCCCGCGGCCTGGCTCACCCACCAGGTCGCCAGGGCGGCGGAGGGCCACGACGCGGTCCTGGGCACCATTCGCCTCGCCCCCACCATCACGGCCGACGCACTCCTGAGGGCACGGCACGACGCCGCCTACTTCCGCACCCGCCGGTCCCACGGGGCGGGGGCGGGCGCAGGCGCGGGAGGAGCGTGGGAGCACCCGCACGTGCACGGAGCGAACCTCGGCGTGTCCGCGGCGGCCTATCTGCGGGTGGGGGGCTTCGCCCCGCTGACCACCGGCGAGGACCGCGACCTCGCGGCCCGGCTGACCGCGACGGGCCACCGCGTCGCCCGCACCGACCGGCACCCCGTGCGCACGGCCGCCCGCCTGCGCGGGAGGGCCCCCGGCGGCCTCGCCGACCTCCTCGCCTCCCTGTGCCCAACCCCGGCGCCGCCCGGCATCCCGACCGGGCCGGATGGGGCCGAGGTGGATTGCGTTCCCACACCAGGGGTACCGGGAGGGGGCAAATCAGTACGAGAGGTACCCGTGCGCAACCTGTGAGCTGCACGAGATGTGCACGCCGCACGGCCCGCACGGGCTGAACACACGGCACGAGCCGCACACGCTGTACGAGACAGGAGATACCGACATGGCTTCCCAGGCCACCCCCCGCTACACCGTCCCGGGCCTCACGGTGGAGAACGCCTCCACGCTCATCGACCTGCTGCAGCTGCGTCTGCACGCCCTCAACGATCTGCACCTCACGCTCAAGCATGTCCACTGGAACGTGGTGGGCCCGCACTTCATCGCCGTACACGAGATGCTCGACCCCCAGGTCGACCGCGTACGTGACATGGCCGACGATGTCGCCGAACGCCTCGCGGCCCTCGGGGGCGTCGCCCACGGCACTCCCGGCACGCTGGTCGAGGAGCGCACCTGGAAGGACTACAGCGTGGAGCGGGCCGACGCGATCGCCCACCTCGGCGCGCTCGACGTCGTGTACACCGGTCTGCTCCAGGACGTGCGCGCCGCGGTCGAGACGGCGGGCGACATCGACCCCGCCACCGAGGACCTGCTGATCGAGCAGCTGCGTGACCTGGAGCAGTTCCAGTGGTTCGTCCGGGCACACCTGGAGACCGCGGGCGGCTCCCTCACCACGGCCGACGCCGACTCGGAGACGGACGCCGCCCAGCAGGCCTCCAAGCACTGACGGACACGCCGCACGCCGGCACGCACCCACAGCACCTTCGGAACGAGAGAAAGGCTCACTCAGATGTCTGACAAGCCGCTCAACGGCCACCGCGTCCTGGTGCTCGTCACCAACTACGGAGTTGAGCAGGACGAGCTGCTGGTGCCGGTCCGCCGGCTCCGGGAGAACGGGGCGGACGTCACCGTCGCAGCCGTCAGCTCGGACCCCGTCCAGACGCTGGTGGGCGACAAGGACCCCGGTGAGACCGTCGAGCCCACCACGACGTTCGACGCGCTCGACCCCGGCGCGTACCAGCTGCTGCTGCTCCCCGGCGGCACCATCAACGCCGACCAGCTCCGTCTGGAGAGCAAGGCCCTGGAGACCGTGAAGGCGTTCGCCTCCTCGGGCCGGCCGATCGCCGCGATCTGCCACGGCCCCTGGGCGCTGGTGGAGGCCGACGTCCTGAACGGCAAGACGCTGACGTCCTACCCCTCCCTGCGCACCGATGTCCGCAACGCGGGCGCCAAGGAATGGGTGGACGAGGAGGTCGTGAGCGACGGCGCGAACGGCTACACCCTCGTCACCTCGCGCACGCCGAAGGACCTCGACGCGTTCGTGGCCGCTGTCGACAAGGCCCTGGTCGGCTCCTGAACCGCGCCGGCCCCACCGCCGGTCAGCACAGCCGTCGGCCCGAAAGCCGTCCGTACGACATCCGCCCCGTGCTCCCCGCCCAAGCAGGCAGGGAGCACGGGGCGGACCGCGTCGGGGATCAGACGGGCTGGGTGAAACGGTCCCAGGCACGGTGAGCGGCCAGCAGTTCGGTGACGCGCTCCAGCGCCGCGTCGGCCGAGTCCGTGGTCACCACACCGGCGGCGTCTAGCGCGATACCGGCCGCCTCCAGCGCGTCCGCCCCGTCGGACCAGGCACCGAGTGCCTTGCCGTGCCGGAACGCCTCGGCCAGCATGAGCAGCAGCCGGGGGTCGATGCCCGAAGCCACCGCCACGTCGTCGACCTTGGCGTCGCGGGCCCCGTACGCGTCGGCGCCCGGCGTGGGCGCACCCGCCAGCAGGATGGCGTCGAACTCGGTGGAGCGGGCGTTGGCGAAGGTGCGCTGCACGGTGACGGGGTCGCCGTCGGCGTCCAGGACACCACCGGCCGGAGCGATGACCAAAGGCACCATCCCCGCGTCCAGGGTCGCCTGGCGGATGGACCGCACACCGTCCAGATCCTGGTCGCCGGAGGCGACGATGCCGACGATCCGGCCGTCCAGCGGCCAGGTGGCGCCCAGCTGGGACAGCGCGGGACTGGGGTCGGGCTCGGCCAGCTTCACGGTGGGCTCGGGCGCGGGCAGACCCAGTCCGGTCGCGACCTCACCGCACAGCTCGGGGTCGATGTTGGCCAGGACCCGCAGGGCCCGTTCCTTGATCGACGTCTCCCAGCACTTGCTGAGCTCGAAGGTGTAGGCGGCGACGATGTGCTCCCGCTCGGTGGGCGTCATGCTCAGCCAGAACAGCCGCGGCTGGCTGTAGTGGTCGTCGAAGGAGGCCGCCGCGTCACGCACCTTGCGGTCCGCGTGCACCGGCTCGGGGACCTCGATGTACGCGCCGGTGTCCTCGCCGGCCAGGAAGGGGCAGCCGCCGTCGAGGGAGTTCGGGCGGTAGGGGGCCGCACCCCGGTGCACGGCGGTCTGGTGCATGCCGTCGCGCAGCATGTCGTTGACCGGGGCGTGCGTGCGGTTGATCGGCA
This sequence is a window from Streptomyces ortus. Protein-coding genes within it:
- a CDS encoding ribose-5-phosphate isomerase encodes the protein MTDKLRIVVGSDDAGHQYKEVLKQDLLGSSLVAEVTDVGVDADGHTAYPKVAIAAAEMVARGEADRALLVCGTGLGVAIAANKVKGIRAVTAHDSFSVERAVLSNNAQILTFGQRVVGLELARRLAAEWLTYRFDETSASAAKVQLMCDYEDAAEASDTGAAA
- a CDS encoding triose-phosphate isomerase family protein — protein: MSAPVHRPLLLGVSLKMYFGHHQTLNWARKTAKLAAEHPAVTSGEARLFVLPAFPTLIPATGILAPYGIALGAQDIATEDTGPYTGEVGGPLLKEIGCRYAEVGHAERRRLYGEGDTVVAAKTAAALRNGLTPVLCVGERDRGTPQEAAERTVAEAARLLHGLDGTVVLAYEPQWAIGAPEPASAEHIATVCTALRDWLNTRTRHAGSQVIYGGSAGPGLLTRLAGAADGLFLGRFAHDPDNVRAILDEIRAPADAAVA
- a CDS encoding sugar phosphate isomerase/epimerase family protein — translated: MAYGISTYAYFWRFSDRAPRPMTLAEMLRDTAALGGQVFQICDYAPIESYDSAQLADVRATADDLGLRLELGTRGVRPARLFKYLDMARQLGVTLVRSMLNTADHRPDTTEAVTLLKEAVPLYEDAGVTLGLETYEQVATDDLLAVVRGVDSERLGVVLDPGNSVARLERPADVVAATAPHVVNIHVKDFAFTRRDGWVGFTYAGCPLGEGLLDYDAMIAAVRAARPEADGVNQIVEHWLPWQDEGFDATARLEDQWTQHSITTLLRSE
- a CDS encoding phosphogluconate dehydrogenase C-terminal domain-containing protein, whose protein sequence is MATEIQTQVDVRTVAVIGAAGKMGQRVSDNLVESDFRVLFSEASPKGQELIRDLGRDLTESADAVAEADVVILAVPDVVLGQVSEELVPLMRPGTVVLTLDPAAAYAGLLFEREDIHYACAHPCHPSVFLERTTKEEWQDTFGGIAAPQEVVAAYEGGDEAKQELADSVIRVMYAPVVDVHWVTVKQLAVLEPTLVETIACMVGALLTEALHETVHTVGVPEKAARAMLLGHTQVALANTLKGSNPFSDACLIAMDYGRESIVRDDWKKVFEDDELDKVITRMLKIKEIRR
- a CDS encoding type 1 glutamine amidotransferase domain-containing protein — encoded protein: MKVLVVLTSHDTLGDTGRKTGFWLEELAAPYYRFREAGWEIVLASPEGGRPPLDPKSNEPDFQTDLTRRFESDAEATAALADTVRLDSVAAEDFDTVFYPGGHGPLWDLAEDTHSARLIEATLRAGKPLALVCHAPGVLRHTVNEDGTPLVRGKKVTGFTNSEEEGVGLTKIVPFLVEDELKGLGGVYSKGDDWAPYVVRDGLLITGQNPASSGPAADALVELVMKAGA
- a CDS encoding TetR/AcrR family transcriptional regulator, whose amino-acid sequence is MPATARTTDTRRSILDAAQRIMGRKGYSAVGINEVLSEAGVPKGSFYHYFSSKDAFGEALLRRYFEEYVADMDRVFARPGQSAGERLTAYWQQWRQTQSLDDCQGKCLAVKLGAEVSDLSEPMRLALKEGTDAVVDRLERTITQGLEDGSVALDGDPRTTAQVLYDMWLGASVMAKIHRSPAPLDTTTAMTRQLLHL
- a CDS encoding acyl-CoA dehydrogenase family protein, with the protein product MTDPARSPERRTADLFADFVEREASGVPLPGRSTAHRFAVLSALGRRDLSLARLAEGHLDAAAILHELDDTLPLEGERWGVWAARPPGPGVHATRGDQGWRISGVKPYCSGARSCTHALVTADADDGYRLFAVALDHPGAQAVEGTWPAIGMAGSDSLDMSFTDVPARAVGGVDGYVLRPGFQHGGIGVAACWLGGAHAVAAPLYGRAAAGQLNSHAAAHLGAVDMLLHTADAVLRQAGDDIDADPFDVREEARVRSLRVRALAEKVCTEVLEHVGRATGAGPLCRDERHARAVADLTVYVRQHHAESNLAELGRLATTDFPPGRDATPPVGTRSATGAAPATDPATPAASETPATEAAEAAR
- a CDS encoding PIG-L deacetylase family protein is translated as MSASKAADPRQAAAAAIDAQGTEEALWREARLAERLPRLALPAGPVVVVAAHPDDEVLGFGGTIAALLQAGAAVHTVCLSDGEASHGPGTPSARARLAARRRDELTAALRDLGELPAPVHAGLPDTALDEPQHEEEARAVIGGLLDAVGAALCVAPWEGDLHSDHEAAGRAARRAGHDTSTPVWSYPVWMWHWARPHDRRVPWHRAAVLPLPEPVIDRKKAALARFTSQLEPRGTGIAPVLPVAEIAHHTRAFETVIR
- a CDS encoding SAM-dependent methyltransferase, with protein sequence MNTPAATPDETPANTPARYFDDQYARAADPWHLGERWYDRRKYTLTVAALPRPRYPRAFEPGCSVGVLTELLAPRCDRLLATDRVASAVESTARRTERLDQVTARRMTVPEEWPEESFDLVVLSELLYYFDTGTRTRLVRQSVESLREGGHLVTVHWNHPVAEHTCTGRDIAEHLDTLSGLRRLARYDDPDFTLSVHERGRGPGPALSPARAEGLA
- a CDS encoding glycosyltransferase codes for the protein MAVVVPAHNEERRIAACLRSLRVAAAQVAPLPVVIVVVADACTDATAVLAARGGAHVVETRGRNVGLARAAGVERALELLADDGRHAWLAMTDADTTVPAAWLTHQVARAAEGHDAVLGTIRLAPTITADALLRARHDAAYFRTRRSHGAGAGAGAGGAWEHPHVHGANLGVSAAAYLRVGGFAPLTTGEDRDLAARLTATGHRVARTDRHPVRTAARLRGRAPGGLADLLASLCPTPAPPGIPTGPDGAEVDCVPTPGVPGGGKSVREVPVRNL
- the dps gene encoding DNA starvation/stationary phase protection protein Dps, with protein sequence MASQATPRYTVPGLTVENASTLIDLLQLRLHALNDLHLTLKHVHWNVVGPHFIAVHEMLDPQVDRVRDMADDVAERLAALGGVAHGTPGTLVEERTWKDYSVERADAIAHLGALDVVYTGLLQDVRAAVETAGDIDPATEDLLIEQLRDLEQFQWFVRAHLETAGGSLTTADADSETDAAQQASKH
- a CDS encoding type 1 glutamine amidotransferase domain-containing protein, whose protein sequence is MSDKPLNGHRVLVLVTNYGVEQDELLVPVRRLRENGADVTVAAVSSDPVQTLVGDKDPGETVEPTTTFDALDPGAYQLLLLPGGTINADQLRLESKALETVKAFASSGRPIAAICHGPWALVEADVLNGKTLTSYPSLRTDVRNAGAKEWVDEEVVSDGANGYTLVTSRTPKDLDAFVAAVDKALVGS